One genomic segment of Synechocystis sp. LKSZ1 includes these proteins:
- a CDS encoding bestrophin family ion channel yields the protein MKITQSWLDRCLNTSTRKQQDYRVWTDILLRWRGSVIPAIAPRVLVCMLFALGVTLSDWWGREFSIPLKESIVPSIVLGLLLVFRTNTAYERFWEGRKAWGMLVNTIRNLSRTIWVAVEEKEAQAHEEKVAILKLLVAFAVATKLHLRSEPLNDEVAELMPASCHQKLQTMNNPPLEIAFWISDYLQQEYQQHHINPYQLTAMFRLVDTMVEVLGSCERILKTPIPLAYAIHLRQLIFLYCFITPFQMVNTLHWVTPVVVGIIAFTVFGIEEIGVEIENPFGHDANDLPLDQICRTMRANLEDLIQVEPWGQA from the coding sequence ATGAAAATTACGCAGTCGTGGTTAGATAGGTGCCTCAATACATCCACCAGAAAACAACAAGACTATCGGGTTTGGACAGATATTCTGTTGCGCTGGCGGGGGTCAGTCATTCCAGCGATCGCGCCGAGGGTTCTGGTCTGTATGTTGTTTGCTTTGGGGGTGACGCTGAGTGATTGGTGGGGGCGTGAATTTTCGATCCCTCTCAAGGAAAGTATTGTTCCCAGTATTGTTTTAGGCTTACTGCTGGTATTTCGGACGAATACAGCCTACGAACGCTTTTGGGAAGGGCGCAAGGCCTGGGGGATGTTAGTGAACACCATTCGTAATCTATCCCGTACTATTTGGGTCGCGGTAGAAGAAAAGGAGGCCCAAGCCCACGAGGAGAAAGTAGCGATTTTAAAACTACTGGTGGCTTTCGCCGTCGCCACCAAACTTCATCTCCGCTCGGAACCTTTGAACGATGAGGTCGCAGAATTGATGCCCGCCTCTTGCCATCAAAAGCTCCAGACCATGAATAATCCCCCCTTAGAAATTGCCTTTTGGATTAGCGACTATCTACAGCAGGAGTATCAACAGCATCACATCAATCCCTACCAACTCACCGCCATGTTTCGCCTAGTGGATACGATGGTAGAGGTTTTAGGCAGTTGTGAGCGCATTCTCAAAACCCCCATCCCCCTCGCCTATGCCATCCATCTGCGCCAGTTGATTTTTCTCTATTGTTTTATTACCCCGTTTCAAATGGTCAATACTTTGCACTGGGTGACGCCTGTTGTGGTGGGGATTATTGCCTTTACCGTCTTTGGTATTGAAGAAATTGGTGTCGAAATTGAAAATCCCTTTGGCCATGATGCGAATGACCTCCCGCTAGACCAAATTTGTCGCACCATGCGGGCTAACCTAGAGGATTTAATTCAGGTAGAACCCTGGGGCCAAGCCTAA
- a CDS encoding DedA family protein has product MSLEFLSLDDLQELARQYGYWTVFIGIALENTGIPLPGETITIIGGFLAGSGELNYWWVLLSAIAGAVLGDNFGYWIGRWGGWPLLVKVGKFFKISEHQLLVARQQFSKNAPGAVFFGRFVALLRIFAGPMAGIAQMPYWQFLACNFGGATLWATLMVTLTFFLGRLIPLHQLVYWATQFGLVALAVVILAVVWLVRREIRKFTT; this is encoded by the coding sequence ATGTCCTTGGAATTTTTGTCGTTAGATGACCTACAGGAATTAGCGCGTCAGTATGGCTATTGGACGGTCTTTATTGGCATTGCCCTAGAAAATACCGGGATTCCACTACCGGGGGAAACCATCACGATCATTGGGGGATTCTTGGCAGGCAGTGGCGAACTAAATTATTGGTGGGTTTTATTATCCGCTATTGCCGGGGCCGTCCTGGGGGATAATTTTGGCTACTGGATTGGCCGCTGGGGCGGTTGGCCGCTCCTCGTCAAAGTCGGCAAATTCTTTAAGATCAGCGAACACCAACTGCTGGTGGCTCGACAGCAATTTAGCAAAAATGCACCGGGCGCGGTCTTCTTTGGCCGCTTTGTGGCCCTCCTACGCATCTTTGCCGGGCCCATGGCCGGGATTGCTCAGATGCCCTACTGGCAATTTTTGGCCTGTAATTTTGGTGGGGCCACCCTCTGGGCCACGTTGATGGTGACTTTGACCTTTTTCCTGGGCCGCCTCATTCCCCTCCATCAATTAGTCTACTGGGCCACGCAATTTGGCCTGGTGGCCCTCGCCGTAGTCATCCTTGCAGTTGTTTGGTTAGTGCGCCGAGAAATCCGCAAGTTTACAACCTAG
- a CDS encoding DUF3611 family protein gives MTRNPRRSDLNADLAPAVPQAVLRASTNLTTVGNIGFWVQIVVGAFAVVTFLFASMGLTFGQDRTTGIEAGIISAFISLILLCVGIYFSVRYRQLGRQLQNADNHPRRADILQLIRWGLLINLAGMGMAIIGAAAISGIVLVKSLSIPQGTLAANPKQFVQSIDLLAIQANTNTIIAHFTGLLSSLWLLDRIHK, from the coding sequence ATGACTCGCAATCCCAGACGCTCAGACCTTAATGCTGACCTTGCCCCAGCGGTTCCCCAGGCCGTCCTGCGGGCCTCTACTAACCTCACGACCGTCGGTAATATCGGCTTCTGGGTACAGATCGTGGTTGGGGCCTTTGCCGTTGTGACCTTTCTCTTTGCCAGCATGGGCCTGACCTTTGGCCAAGACCGAACGACGGGCATCGAAGCAGGTATTATTTCGGCCTTTATTTCCCTGATTCTGCTCTGCGTGGGTATTTACTTTTCCGTGCGCTACCGGCAATTGGGCCGCCAACTGCAAAATGCAGACAATCATCCCCGCCGTGCCGATATCTTGCAACTCATTCGTTGGGGCCTGTTGATTAATCTAGCGGGCATGGGGATGGCCATTATTGGGGCAGCAGCCATCAGTGGCATCGTACTGGTCAAATCCTTGAGTATTCCCCAGGGCACCCTCGCCGCCAACCCCAAGCAGTTTGTCCAATCCATCGACCTCCTAGCCATCCAGGCCAACACCAATACCATCATTGCCCATTTCACCGGCCTGCTCTCCTCTCTCTGGTTGCTGGATCGTATTCACAAGTAA
- a CDS encoding DUF565 domain-containing protein, whose product MQRTRLNTLAEITSTQASEFFRNPWRRISLTLLTFLLGFFVGAAVATTAGQNAQWDVVGAALILIFAEAVSRWVYGRSGRLEQGPSFVLDILNYFKMGILYSLFLEAFKLGS is encoded by the coding sequence ATGCAACGGACTCGCCTCAATACCCTAGCAGAAATCACCAGTACCCAGGCCAGCGAATTTTTTCGCAATCCCTGGCGGCGAATCTCCCTGACTTTGTTGACTTTTTTGTTGGGCTTCTTTGTCGGGGCCGCCGTGGCCACTACTGCCGGCCAGAATGCCCAATGGGATGTGGTAGGAGCCGCCTTGATTTTGATCTTTGCAGAAGCTGTAAGTCGTTGGGTCTATGGTCGTTCTGGGAGACTGGAACAGGGGCCCTCCTTTGTCCTAGATATCCTTAACTATTTCAAGATGGGCATCCTCTACAGTCTTTTCCTAGAAGCCTTCAAACTCGGTTCCTAG